In bacterium, one genomic interval encodes:
- a CDS encoding GNAT family N-acetyltransferase: MRTPFLRGKKVVLGAIADGDVPTIAGWINDPEIYVNLLITKPNREQDSRTRLEAFCTAADTQMFAICLHDGKLIGVMGLHEIDWVHRNATSGAFIGSAEHRGQGYGLDAKMLVCYHAFCTLNLHKLYTHAYEFNAVSLRYNAKCGYREEGRRREHYFRAGRYWDVVETGLLRPEWLPLWEAYRAGDASIRVPEPKLA, translated from the coding sequence ATGCGCACTCCGTTTCTGCGGGGAAAGAAGGTTGTATTGGGGGCGATCGCTGACGGAGATGTTCCGACGATTGCCGGTTGGATCAACGATCCCGAAATCTACGTCAACTTACTGATCACCAAACCGAATCGCGAGCAGGATTCGCGGACGCGGCTCGAGGCTTTTTGCACGGCGGCGGATACGCAGATGTTCGCGATCTGCCTGCACGACGGCAAGCTGATCGGGGTTATGGGGCTGCATGAGATTGACTGGGTACACCGCAACGCCACATCGGGCGCGTTTATCGGCTCGGCGGAGCATCGCGGCCAAGGCTACGGTCTGGACGCGAAGATGCTCGTGTGCTATCACGCGTTCTGCACGCTGAATTTGCATAAACTCTATACCCATGCTTATGAATTCAATGCCGTGAGCCTGCGTTACAATGCGAAGTGCGGCTACCGTGAAGAGGGTCGGCGGCGTGAGCACTATTTTCGGGCGGGGCGTTATTGGGACGTGGTTGAGACGGGGCTTTTGCGGCCGGAGTGGCTGCCGTTGTGGGAAGCGTATCGCGCGGGCGACGCCTCGATTCGCGTGCCCGAACCGAAATTGGCGTGA
- a CDS encoding ABC transporter ATP-binding protein: protein MIDIQNMSKVYDLGTIQVEALRGVNVKILENDYVAIMGPSGSGKSTLMNLIGCLDTPTSGEYYLAGERVAGLADRQLAEIRNRRIGFVFQTFNLLPRASALQNVELPLVYAGESPSERRRRAKEALEAVGLGDRMKHKPNEMSGGQRQRVAIARALVTNPAIILADEPTGNLDSKTGEEIMQLLENIYENGNTIILVTHEEEIARHARRIVRLRDGLIESDQAMPRAA, encoded by the coding sequence ATGATTGACATTCAGAACATGAGCAAGGTGTACGACCTGGGGACGATTCAGGTTGAAGCGCTGCGCGGAGTGAATGTCAAGATACTCGAAAACGACTATGTAGCCATTATGGGGCCGTCGGGTTCGGGTAAATCCACGCTGATGAATCTGATTGGCTGTCTGGACACTCCGACGTCTGGCGAGTACTATCTTGCCGGAGAGCGGGTTGCCGGATTGGCGGATCGGCAATTGGCGGAGATTCGGAATCGTCGGATCGGTTTTGTGTTTCAAACCTTCAACCTCCTCCCTCGCGCGTCTGCGCTGCAAAACGTGGAACTCCCTCTCGTCTATGCAGGTGAATCCCCCTCGGAGCGGCGCAGGCGCGCGAAGGAGGCGTTGGAGGCTGTTGGTCTGGGCGACCGCATGAAACACAAGCCGAATGAGATGTCGGGCGGTCAGCGGCAGCGTGTGGCGATTGCGCGCGCGCTGGTGACGAATCCTGCGATCATATTGGCGGACGAACCGACGGGAAACCTCGATTCGAAGACCGGTGAAGAGATCATGCAGTTGCTGGAGAATATCTATGAGAACGGTAATACGATTATTCTGGTGACGCACGAAGAGGAAATTGCGCGGCACGCGCGCCGGATTGTGCGTTTACGTGACGGATTGATCGAGTCTGATCAGGCGATGCCGCGCGCGGCGTAA
- a CDS encoding efflux RND transporter periplasmic adaptor subunit, translated as MSKKAKRIIWIVVGLLVVGGGAVAYQQQQGKEKPAATVTVETAARRQLVATVSAEGRIDPVTQVKLSAEIPGRITKLAVKEGDVVKQGDFLVELDPEMYITALDATKSALKSAQASKLKADSDYRRVSELVSRGMSSQADMDAMLAQSQLAEADLERAQAEERRARENMGKTRLSAPMSGTVSALNKEVGELTLGSQFQEDVILIVADLSKMEVKANVDENDIVNVSLYDTARIEIDAFPDTTFRGLVMEIAQSASNASGSGDFGAEVSATNFEVSVVLIDTVPGVRPGMSSTVDIETDYRNDALSVPIQSVAVRKKGEGEAVTLTREAEELSSRQITEQVKSGTLDTAKIAKKDELETGIFRYVNGEAVWTMIKAGIAADRYMEVMDGVAVGDSIITGPYRALARDLKDKDKVALEEEKKKDGDEKDKDKG; from the coding sequence ATGTCAAAGAAAGCCAAACGCATTATCTGGATTGTCGTCGGGCTCCTCGTGGTGGGGGGTGGCGCGGTGGCTTACCAGCAACAGCAAGGCAAAGAGAAGCCGGCGGCGACGGTAACCGTCGAGACGGCGGCGCGTCGTCAATTAGTGGCGACCGTTTCAGCGGAAGGCCGGATAGATCCGGTGACCCAAGTGAAGTTATCAGCGGAAATTCCGGGCCGGATCACGAAGCTCGCGGTGAAAGAGGGCGATGTGGTGAAGCAGGGGGATTTTCTGGTCGAGCTTGACCCGGAGATGTATATCACGGCTCTCGACGCGACGAAATCTGCCTTGAAATCGGCCCAGGCGAGCAAGCTGAAAGCGGACTCGGACTATCGTCGCGTGTCTGAGCTTGTGTCGCGGGGGATGTCCTCGCAGGCCGATATGGACGCGATGCTGGCGCAGTCCCAGTTAGCGGAAGCGGATCTTGAGCGGGCTCAGGCCGAAGAGCGGCGGGCGCGCGAGAATATGGGCAAGACGCGGCTGTCGGCCCCGATGTCCGGCACGGTGTCGGCGTTGAACAAAGAGGTGGGCGAGCTGACGCTCGGGTCGCAGTTTCAAGAGGACGTGATTCTGATCGTAGCCGACTTAAGCAAAATGGAAGTGAAGGCGAACGTGGACGAGAACGACATCGTCAATGTCAGTCTTTACGATACGGCACGGATCGAGATAGACGCGTTTCCGGACACGACCTTTCGCGGGTTGGTGATGGAGATTGCGCAATCGGCGAGTAATGCATCGGGATCAGGTGATTTCGGGGCGGAAGTCTCGGCGACGAATTTTGAAGTCAGCGTTGTCTTGATAGACACCGTCCCGGGTGTGCGGCCGGGTATGTCTTCGACGGTGGACATTGAGACGGATTACCGTAACGACGCGCTGTCCGTTCCGATTCAATCGGTGGCGGTGCGCAAGAAGGGGGAAGGCGAGGCGGTGACGTTGACGCGAGAAGCCGAGGAGCTATCGTCGCGGCAGATCACGGAGCAGGTCAAGTCAGGCACGCTCGACACGGCCAAGATTGCCAAGAAGGATGAGCTGGAGACGGGCATCTTCCGCTATGTGAATGGCGAGGCGGTGTGGACGATGATCAAAGCCGGAATCGCCGCGGACCGTTACATGGAAGTTATGGACGGCGTGGCGGTGGGTGACTCGATTATTACGGGCCCGTACCGGGCGCTGGCGCGTGACTTGAAGGATAAGGACAAGGTCGCGCTGGAAGAAGAGAAGAAGAAGGACGGCGACGAGAAAGACAAGGACAAGGGTTAG
- a CDS encoding ABC transporter permease, protein MMRKLARSLGAFWESFRMALEAMRAHKLRAFLTLIGVVIGVATIISMMTVLGGMKYKIDDAMLNSLGANVFQVQRYDGDGGIHFGPRRRKWRPKIEASYAKEIRERCPSVRSVGIESWSFGRRLTRGGLETNGDHSIAGGSVEFGTNNSRYTVLGRPISQQDVSSARRVIVLGFDAYKKLYAGGDPLGTFVRVDGQKFEVIGVFEERGEMFGESQDRENWIPFSTFERIYGDKSVNLTVQAWDPSAYRKSQYEVVEAMRVLRGLRPGEENNFAMWTPDLMQKQFTEQTAWIGVATFGICGISLLVAGIGIMNIMLVSVTERTREIGVRKALGGTRGSILRQFLIEATTLSLVGGAIGIMLGYGVAVLLNTRWDFPAPVPVWAVMLATIFCTVVGVGFGMWPAIKASRLDPIEALRYE, encoded by the coding sequence ATGATGCGCAAGTTGGCACGATCGCTGGGGGCATTCTGGGAGTCGTTTCGCATGGCGCTGGAAGCAATGCGGGCGCATAAGCTGCGCGCGTTTTTGACTCTCATCGGCGTCGTGATCGGCGTGGCCACAATCATCTCGATGATGACGGTGCTCGGCGGGATGAAATACAAGATTGACGATGCGATGCTGAACTCGCTGGGTGCGAACGTGTTTCAGGTGCAGCGTTATGACGGTGACGGGGGGATTCACTTCGGTCCGCGGCGCCGGAAATGGCGGCCAAAGATCGAGGCTTCGTATGCCAAGGAGATCCGCGAGCGTTGTCCATCTGTGCGCTCGGTCGGCATTGAGTCGTGGAGCTTCGGGCGGCGCTTGACGCGGGGCGGTCTGGAGACAAACGGTGATCATTCTATTGCGGGCGGTTCGGTCGAATTCGGCACGAACAATTCGCGTTATACTGTGCTTGGTCGGCCTATATCGCAGCAGGACGTTTCGTCTGCGCGTCGCGTGATCGTGCTGGGTTTTGACGCGTACAAGAAGCTCTATGCGGGCGGTGATCCGCTGGGGACGTTTGTGCGTGTGGACGGTCAGAAGTTTGAAGTGATCGGCGTGTTTGAAGAGCGCGGCGAGATGTTTGGCGAATCGCAGGACCGTGAGAATTGGATACCGTTCTCGACGTTTGAGAGAATCTACGGGGACAAGTCCGTCAACCTGACGGTTCAGGCGTGGGATCCGTCCGCGTACCGCAAGTCGCAATACGAAGTCGTTGAGGCGATGCGGGTGCTGCGCGGATTGCGGCCAGGGGAAGAGAATAACTTCGCGATGTGGACGCCGGACCTGATGCAGAAGCAGTTCACAGAGCAGACGGCCTGGATCGGCGTGGCCACGTTCGGCATCTGCGGCATATCGCTGCTGGTCGCGGGCATCGGGATCATGAATATCATGCTTGTTTCGGTGACGGAGCGCACCCGCGAGATTGGTGTGCGCAAGGCGCTGGGCGGAACACGCGGTTCGATATTGCGGCAGTTCCTGATTGAAGCGACGACGCTTTCCCTCGTGGGCGGCGCGATCGGCATCATGTTGGGTTACGGCGTGGCGGTGCTGCTCAATACGCGCTGGGATTTTCCGGCGCCGGTTCCAGTCTGGGCGGTCATGCTCGCGACGATTTTCTGTACGGTGGTGGGAGTGGGGTTCGGAATGTGGCCGGCAATCAAGGCGTCGCGGCTCGATCCGATTGAAGCATTGCGCTACGAATAG
- a CDS encoding ABC transporter permease, translating to MRFLIDVINGLRIAFGALRANKLRASLTTLGIVIGVMTVIMMVVIVMGLNKALRSQLEFLGAETVYISRWDWNGNDWRDMIKRRDMELRYVDALRKESREIEAISPFYDQQMNVSFRGATLSRVNIQGVSEEFFLTNPKDLAEGRVFTGQEVSRNANVTVIGQDVAAQLFPDQSAIGKELKIGAWNFEVIGVTTKYGKVFGQSWDNFCVIPYGVFEKRFAGRNFDGLTIVAKGRSADRIEDLQWEVTGIMRRLRHLDPREVNDFGLNTQSAILDQFNQMTAAVYAGGIIIGLISLIVGGIGIMNIMLVSVTERTSEIGLRKALGAKRWNIAWQFLTESAVICAVGGIVGVGLAALVSQALNNVLPTYMPMWIVLVGVLFSAVVGIFFGLYPSVKAASLSPIEALRAD from the coding sequence ATGCGATTTCTGATAGACGTCATTAACGGATTGCGGATAGCTTTCGGGGCGCTGCGCGCCAACAAGCTGCGCGCGAGTCTGACCACTTTGGGCATCGTCATCGGCGTGATGACGGTGATCATGATGGTCGTGATCGTTATGGGTCTTAACAAGGCGCTGCGGAGCCAACTTGAATTTTTGGGCGCGGAGACGGTCTATATTTCGCGCTGGGATTGGAACGGCAACGACTGGCGGGACATGATCAAGCGGCGCGACATGGAACTGCGGTACGTGGATGCGCTGCGCAAAGAGTCGCGGGAGATTGAAGCGATTTCGCCGTTCTACGACCAGCAGATGAACGTGTCGTTTCGCGGGGCGACGCTGTCGCGGGTGAATATTCAGGGGGTGTCGGAAGAGTTCTTTTTGACCAATCCCAAGGACCTGGCCGAGGGGCGGGTGTTCACCGGGCAGGAGGTCAGCCGGAACGCGAACGTGACGGTTATCGGTCAGGACGTCGCGGCGCAGTTGTTCCCGGATCAATCGGCGATCGGCAAAGAGCTTAAAATCGGCGCGTGGAATTTTGAAGTAATCGGCGTGACGACGAAGTACGGCAAGGTGTTCGGGCAGAGCTGGGATAATTTCTGCGTGATACCGTACGGCGTATTTGAGAAGCGCTTCGCGGGCCGCAATTTTGACGGTCTAACGATCGTTGCGAAGGGTCGCAGCGCGGATCGAATCGAGGATTTGCAGTGGGAAGTCACGGGTATCATGCGGCGGCTGCGGCATCTTGATCCGCGCGAAGTCAACGATTTCGGGTTGAACACGCAGTCGGCGATTCTGGATCAATTCAATCAGATGACCGCCGCGGTGTACGCGGGTGGAATTATCATCGGGCTGATCTCGCTGATAGTAGGTGGTATCGGGATCATGAATATCATGCTGGTTTCGGTAACGGAACGAACGTCGGAGATCGGTTTGCGCAAGGCCTTGGGGGCGAAGCGTTGGAATATCGCATGGCAATTCTTGACGGAATCGGCGGTGATCTGCGCGGTCGGCGGCATCGTGGGGGTAGGTTTGGCCGCGTTGGTGTCGCAGGCCCTGAACAACGTTCTGCCAACCTACATGCCGATGTGGATCGTCTTGGTGGGCGTGCTGTTTTCGGCGGTGGTGGGCATATTCTTCGGATTGTATCCAAGCGTAAAGGCGGCGTCATTGTCACCGATCGAAGCGCTGAGGGCGGATTAG
- a CDS encoding BamA/TamA family outer membrane protein: MRRLFYKFNLLAALLLWTTTAVAQFTLDDYEAWQRYTGWPIRVIEFPGIHAFARADLLDIMATEKPTWLRRYVALGSRTTFYAEDFAADLLRVRNFYQREGFPAARVTGRILPDERKEELRALVQIEEGIPLVLRHWSLQLAQGSAAGVDSARWAAKLPIREGKRLSQTDLHIAADTLRYRLRLIGHARADVTFDTLLVTADSADVIFHLNAGPFCRFGQTHITGLKQVAEGTARRELAYREFDPYSPTRLDETRKRLLRLETFRMVRADVNLEQESDTLDVLIRTEEGNRYIVRTGSGYDTEEGVHVSGELSDLNFFGRARRFKMETKASDVFNETKKIDRKVGFSLFWPHTPLNSTDVTITPSWEYEFDVGTIIRTTSATTRLSAAPLPKVALSVANEFGRQEVRVDSAGTVTNVSSISIETFAVGWDTRDNPLVPRRGQVLSLTLAESGLLWDLPDRWWRAVVAGRVLIPANRFTVFALRSEVGFMGTLYDSPTTPIQERLKLGGVSNIRGWGRNKIGPRAEEDQSVVVGGNYSAFATVEVQRDIWGPVSAILFADGGNVWNESAQARLTDLYTTGGAGLRFLTLVGPIRVDFGYQLRENPYGEQPWAIHVLLGSAF; the protein is encoded by the coding sequence ATGCGCCGCCTTTTCTATAAATTCAACCTCCTCGCCGCCCTGCTGCTGTGGACCACCACCGCCGTGGCGCAGTTCACGCTCGATGACTACGAAGCGTGGCAGCGCTACACCGGCTGGCCCATCCGCGTCATCGAGTTTCCCGGCATCCATGCCTTCGCCCGGGCCGACCTGCTCGACATCATGGCCACCGAGAAGCCAACCTGGCTGCGTCGCTACGTTGCCCTCGGCAGTCGCACCACCTTCTATGCCGAAGATTTCGCCGCCGACCTGCTCCGCGTCCGCAATTTCTACCAGCGTGAAGGCTTCCCCGCCGCGCGGGTGACCGGGAGAATTCTCCCCGACGAGCGCAAAGAAGAACTGCGCGCCCTCGTGCAAATCGAAGAAGGCATCCCCCTCGTCCTCCGCCACTGGAGCTTGCAGCTCGCCCAAGGCTCAGCCGCTGGCGTGGATTCAGCCCGTTGGGCCGCGAAACTGCCCATTCGCGAAGGTAAACGGCTGTCGCAGACCGACCTGCATATCGCCGCTGACACGCTCCGCTACCGACTCCGCCTGATCGGTCATGCCCGCGCTGACGTCACCTTCGATACGCTCCTCGTCACGGCCGACTCCGCCGATGTTATCTTCCATCTGAACGCCGGACCCTTCTGCCGCTTTGGCCAGACACACATTACTGGATTGAAACAAGTCGCCGAGGGCACAGCCCGCCGTGAACTCGCCTACCGCGAGTTTGATCCGTATTCCCCCACGCGGCTCGACGAAACCCGCAAACGACTCCTGCGACTCGAAACCTTTCGCATGGTGCGCGCCGATGTCAATCTCGAACAAGAGTCCGACACTCTCGACGTCCTGATTCGCACCGAAGAGGGCAACCGCTACATCGTTCGTACAGGCTCCGGCTACGACACCGAAGAAGGCGTGCACGTCTCCGGTGAACTGAGCGATCTGAATTTCTTCGGCCGCGCCCGTCGTTTCAAAATGGAGACCAAAGCCAGCGACGTCTTCAACGAAACGAAAAAAATTGATCGCAAAGTCGGCTTCTCGCTCTTCTGGCCGCACACTCCGCTCAATAGCACCGACGTCACCATCACCCCGTCGTGGGAATATGAGTTCGATGTCGGAACGATCATTCGCACCACCTCCGCCACCACCCGCCTGTCGGCAGCGCCGCTGCCCAAAGTTGCCCTGTCCGTCGCCAACGAATTCGGACGCCAGGAAGTGCGCGTGGATTCTGCCGGAACAGTCACCAACGTGAGCTCCATTTCCATCGAGACCTTCGCCGTCGGGTGGGACACACGTGACAATCCGCTTGTCCCGCGCCGCGGACAGGTGCTCAGCCTGACGTTGGCTGAATCCGGTCTGCTCTGGGATTTGCCGGATCGCTGGTGGCGCGCTGTCGTCGCAGGCCGCGTGTTGATTCCTGCGAATCGCTTCACAGTCTTCGCCCTTCGCAGTGAGGTCGGGTTCATGGGCACGTTATACGACTCCCCCACGACTCCCATTCAGGAGCGCTTGAAACTCGGCGGAGTTTCCAACATTCGCGGCTGGGGCCGCAACAAAATCGGACCGCGCGCGGAAGAAGATCAATCCGTCGTCGTCGGCGGCAACTACTCCGCCTTCGCTACAGTCGAAGTTCAACGCGATATCTGGGGACCCGTCAGTGCGATTCTCTTCGCTGATGGCGGAAACGTCTGGAATGAATCCGCCCAGGCACGTTTGACCGATCTCTACACGACCGGCGGCGCGGGCCTGCGCTTCCTCACGCTCGTCGGACCCATCCGCGTTGACTTCGGCTATCAGCTCCGCGAGAACCCCTACGGCGAACAGCCGTGGGCCATCCATGTCTTACTCGGATCGGCCTTCTGA